A window of the Shinella zoogloeoides genome harbors these coding sequences:
- a CDS encoding GcvT family protein has translation MTLPSHAGIVVIGGGIIGCSTAYHLARDHKADVVLLEQGTLTSGSTWHAAGLVGQLRSSASITRVLKYSVDLYKGLEAETGLATGWKMTGCLRLATNRDRWTEFRRLATTAGSFGVEMHLLTPQEVKAMWPLMEVDDLVGASWLPTDGQASPSDITQSLARGARMHGAKIVENVRVIGFDMENGRIRRVRTTMGDIACEKVVNCAGQWARQVGAMAGINVPLQPVKHQYIVTEKVPGLATDAPTIRDPDRRTYFKEEVGGLVMGGYEPNPQPWTTGDVPDDWAYRLFDDDFDHFEQHMVQAIARVPALEKVGVKQMINGPESFTPDGNFILGVAPECANMFVGAGFNAFGIASGGGAGWVLAQWVVDGEAPLDLWTVDIRRFAAMHRDRQWVLDRTLEAYGKHYTVAFPHEEYDSGRPRLVSPLYERLKARGAVFGSKLGWERPNWFAPDGMEPKDVYSMGRQNWFDAVGEEHRHVREAVGIFDQSSFAKYEMTGPDALKALDWLCANDVDKPAGRLTYTQLLNTRGGIEADLTVARLSDDRFYIVTGTGFRTHDLGWIADHIPAGLDVTLSDVTEDFGTLSLMGPKARDVLAAVTEADVSNAGFPFGHVREIVIAGHAVRALRVTYVGELGWELHMPIGGIGAVFDALMAAGAPFGIRPVGYRALESLRLEKGYRAWGSDITPNDTPLEAGLGWAVKLRKATDFLGRRALEALQDAPSRKVFAGFTVDAPDIVLVGRETILRNGEPVGYLTSGGYGYTLGQNIGYGYVRNAEGVDAAFLTGGVYELVVAMERTPAKIHLVPLYDRASARVKN, from the coding sequence ATGACCCTGCCTTCCCATGCCGGGATCGTCGTCATCGGCGGCGGCATCATCGGCTGCTCGACCGCCTATCACCTCGCCCGCGACCACAAGGCGGATGTCGTGCTTCTGGAGCAGGGGACGCTGACATCGGGCTCGACCTGGCATGCCGCCGGTCTCGTCGGCCAGTTGCGCTCCTCGGCGTCGATCACCCGCGTGCTGAAATATTCCGTCGATCTCTACAAGGGGCTGGAGGCCGAGACCGGGCTTGCCACCGGCTGGAAGATGACGGGGTGTCTGCGCCTCGCCACCAACCGGGACCGCTGGACGGAGTTCCGCCGCCTCGCCACGACGGCCGGAAGCTTCGGCGTGGAGATGCACTTGCTGACGCCGCAGGAGGTGAAAGCGATGTGGCCGCTGATGGAGGTCGACGATCTCGTCGGCGCAAGCTGGCTGCCGACGGACGGTCAGGCAAGTCCCTCCGATATCACCCAGTCGCTCGCCCGTGGGGCGCGCATGCACGGGGCGAAGATCGTCGAGAATGTGCGTGTCATCGGCTTCGACATGGAGAACGGCCGCATCCGCCGCGTGCGTACCACGATGGGCGACATTGCCTGCGAGAAGGTCGTCAACTGCGCCGGGCAATGGGCGCGGCAGGTGGGGGCGATGGCGGGCATCAACGTGCCGCTCCAGCCGGTCAAGCACCAGTATATCGTCACGGAGAAGGTGCCGGGCCTTGCCACGGATGCGCCGACCATCCGCGATCCCGACCGCCGCACCTATTTCAAGGAGGAGGTCGGCGGGCTGGTGATGGGCGGCTATGAGCCGAACCCGCAGCCCTGGACGACCGGCGATGTACCGGACGACTGGGCCTATCGCCTGTTCGACGACGACTTCGACCATTTCGAGCAGCATATGGTGCAGGCGATCGCCCGCGTGCCGGCACTGGAAAAGGTCGGCGTCAAGCAGATGATCAACGGGCCGGAGAGCTTTACGCCGGATGGAAACTTCATCCTCGGCGTCGCGCCGGAATGCGCCAACATGTTCGTGGGCGCCGGCTTCAACGCCTTCGGCATCGCGTCCGGGGGAGGGGCGGGCTGGGTGCTGGCGCAATGGGTGGTCGATGGCGAAGCGCCGCTCGATCTGTGGACTGTCGATATCCGCCGTTTCGCCGCCATGCACCGCGACCGCCAATGGGTGCTCGACCGCACGCTGGAAGCCTACGGTAAACACTACACCGTCGCCTTCCCGCACGAGGAATATGACAGCGGCCGTCCGCGCCTCGTCTCGCCGCTTTACGAACGGTTGAAGGCGCGGGGCGCTGTCTTCGGCTCCAAGCTTGGCTGGGAGCGGCCGAACTGGTTCGCGCCGGACGGCATGGAGCCGAAGGACGTCTATTCCATGGGCCGGCAGAACTGGTTCGATGCCGTGGGCGAGGAGCATCGCCATGTGCGCGAGGCCGTCGGTATCTTCGACCAGTCCTCCTTCGCCAAGTACGAGATGACCGGCCCGGACGCACTGAAGGCGCTCGACTGGCTCTGCGCCAACGACGTCGACAAGCCGGCAGGCCGGCTCACCTATACGCAGCTTCTCAATACCCGCGGCGGCATCGAGGCGGACCTGACGGTCGCACGGCTTTCCGATGACAGGTTCTACATCGTCACGGGCACCGGATTCCGTACGCACGATCTTGGCTGGATCGCCGATCACATCCCCGCCGGCCTCGATGTTACGCTTAGCGACGTGACGGAGGATTTCGGCACGCTCTCGCTGATGGGGCCGAAGGCGCGCGATGTGCTTGCGGCGGTGACAGAAGCAGATGTCTCCAATGCCGGTTTCCCCTTCGGTCATGTTCGCGAGATCGTCATTGCCGGCCATGCCGTGCGGGCGCTGCGCGTGACCTATGTCGGCGAACTTGGCTGGGAGCTGCATATGCCGATTGGCGGGATCGGGGCGGTCTTCGATGCCCTGATGGCGGCGGGCGCGCCCTTCGGCATCCGCCCGGTCGGCTATCGCGCGCTGGAATCCTTGCGCCTTGAAAAAGGGTATCGCGCCTGGGGTTCCGATATCACGCCGAACGATACTCCCCTCGAAGCCGGGCTGGGCTGGGCGGTGAAGCTGCGCAAGGCCACGGATTTCCTGGGGCGTCGCGCGCTCGAAGCCTTGCAGGACGCACCAAGCAGGAAGGTATTTGCCGGTTTCACGGTCGACGCCCCGGATATCGTGCTTGTCGGCCGAGAAACGATCCTGCGGAACGGCGAGCCAGTCGGCTATCTCACCAGCGGTGGCTATGGTTACACGCTTGGCCAGAACATTGGCTATGGCTATGTGCGAAACGCCGAAGGGGTGGATGCCGCTTTCCTTACGGGTGGCGTTTATGAACTTGTCGTCGCAATGGAACGCACACCGGCAAAAATTCATCTTGTGCCGCTTTATGACCGAGCATCCGCTCGTGTGAAAAACTGA
- a CDS encoding metal/formaldehyde-sensitive transcriptional repressor, whose product MSHTVQQKDRLIARVRRLRGQLDGVERALEAEAGCGEILRQLASVRGALGGLTAEVMEDHLRHHVMAAETKAECQQGGEELISVLRTYVK is encoded by the coding sequence ATGAGCCATACTGTTCAGCAGAAGGACCGGCTGATTGCCCGTGTGCGTCGTCTCAGGGGGCAGTTGGACGGCGTCGAGCGGGCGCTGGAGGCGGAGGCGGGCTGTGGGGAGATCTTGCGCCAGTTGGCATCTGTGCGGGGTGCGCTGGGTGGCCTGACTGCGGAGGTCATGGAGGATCATCTGCGCCACCATGTCATGGCTGCTGAGACCAAGGCTGAGTGTCAGCAGGGCGGCGAGGAGCTGATCTCGGTTCTGCGGACCTATGTGAAATAG
- the dmeF gene encoding CDF family Co(II)/Ni(II) efflux transporter DmeF → MTPSISCLLHEHVFLGADHHRNERKVWLVIALTASMMVAEIIAGTLYGSMALVADGWHMSTHAGAMLIAALAYSYARRHARDPRFTFGTGKLGDLAGFASAIVLVLIALLIGWESFVRLANPVAISFEQAIAVAVAGLAVNLLSAWLLRDDHGHHHHGHGHAHAHDEHGHGHHGHHARDNNLRAAYLHVLADALTSVLAIAALLLGRSYGWLWADPVMGIVGALVIARWSWGLIRETGGVLIDAAPQGEGLAEDIRAELEHGGERVTDLHVWQVGPGHHAAIISLASPEPKTPADYKARLAHLAGLSHVTIEIQRV, encoded by the coding sequence ATGACACCCTCCATTTCCTGTCTCCTGCATGAACACGTCTTTCTGGGAGCGGATCACCATCGCAACGAACGCAAGGTCTGGCTCGTCATCGCGCTGACGGCAAGCATGATGGTGGCGGAAATCATTGCCGGCACGCTCTATGGTTCGATGGCGCTGGTGGCTGACGGCTGGCACATGTCCACCCATGCCGGCGCCATGCTGATTGCGGCATTGGCCTATTCCTATGCGCGCCGACATGCGCGTGACCCGCGCTTCACCTTCGGGACGGGCAAGCTCGGCGATCTCGCCGGCTTTGCCAGCGCGATCGTACTGGTGCTGATTGCCCTGCTCATCGGTTGGGAGAGCTTTGTGCGCCTCGCCAATCCGGTCGCCATCAGCTTCGAACAGGCGATTGCCGTGGCTGTTGCCGGTCTTGCGGTCAATCTCCTGAGTGCCTGGCTGCTGCGGGACGACCATGGCCATCACCACCATGGGCACGGCCATGCGCACGCGCATGATGAACATGGCCATGGCCATCACGGCCACCACGCCCGCGACAACAACCTGCGTGCTGCCTATCTGCATGTCCTTGCGGATGCATTGACCTCGGTGCTTGCCATCGCCGCGCTGCTGCTTGGTCGCAGCTATGGCTGGCTTTGGGCGGACCCCGTGATGGGGATTGTCGGCGCGCTGGTCATCGCGCGCTGGTCCTGGGGGCTTATCCGCGAGACGGGCGGCGTGCTGATCGACGCCGCACCGCAAGGGGAGGGGCTGGCGGAGGATATCCGCGCCGAACTGGAACATGGCGGGGAGCGGGTCACGGATCTTCACGTCTGGCAGGTCGGCCCGGGGCATCACGCCGCGATCATCTCCCTTGCCTCGCCGGAGCCGAAAACCCCGGCGGACTATAAGGCGCGTCTGGCTCATCTTGCTGGCCTCTCCCATGTGACTATCGAGATTCAGCGGGTATGA
- a CDS encoding substrate-binding domain-containing protein — MRTFLTTTAMAVLATTLFAGSASAETENPFRCKPGEKCVMNVMVSGVEYWFPVYEMFKQAGQQMGCETEYTGTPEYDVNKQIATFDQALAQNPAGILVHPMNSDPFIEPINRAIDQGTAVVTFAADSPLSKRVSFITSDNTREGTYAADAIAEKLGGKGEYAVLENPGQDNHDKRIAAFIARMEEKWPEMKLVGRAASNQDPTKAYQGLSSLIQANPNLAAVFMPEANSAIGAAQANKEAGGKVLIMNADVNANILDMIKAGEVFGSINPNQGMQGYMGFMLLWLAKHPELIDPMNDAKRSGFNPMSIPVVDNGLSIVTADNADDFYWDKYLKRRGTKGIEE; from the coding sequence TTGCGCACTTTTTTGACGACGACCGCCATGGCGGTCCTTGCGACCACGCTTTTTGCCGGTTCCGCTTCCGCCGAGACGGAGAACCCGTTCCGCTGCAAGCCGGGTGAGAAATGCGTCATGAACGTCATGGTTTCGGGCGTGGAATACTGGTTCCCGGTCTATGAAATGTTCAAGCAGGCCGGCCAGCAGATGGGCTGCGAGACGGAATATACCGGCACGCCGGAATATGACGTCAACAAGCAGATCGCCACCTTCGACCAGGCGCTGGCGCAGAATCCCGCCGGCATTCTGGTCCATCCCATGAATTCCGACCCGTTCATCGAGCCGATCAACCGCGCCATCGATCAGGGCACGGCCGTCGTGACCTTCGCGGCCGACTCGCCGCTTTCCAAGCGCGTCTCCTTCATCACCTCGGACAACACCCGCGAAGGCACCTATGCGGCCGATGCGATTGCCGAGAAGCTGGGCGGCAAGGGCGAATATGCGGTTCTGGAGAATCCCGGCCAGGACAATCACGACAAGCGCATCGCCGCCTTCATCGCCCGCATGGAGGAGAAGTGGCCGGAGATGAAGCTCGTCGGCCGCGCTGCCTCCAACCAGGATCCCACCAAGGCCTATCAGGGCCTGTCGAGCCTCATCCAGGCCAATCCGAACCTCGCGGCGGTCTTCATGCCGGAAGCCAACTCGGCCATCGGCGCGGCGCAGGCCAACAAGGAAGCCGGCGGCAAGGTCCTCATCATGAATGCGGACGTCAACGCCAATATCCTCGACATGATCAAGGCCGGCGAAGTTTTCGGCTCGATCAACCCGAACCAGGGCATGCAGGGCTATATGGGCTTCATGCTGCTGTGGCTCGCCAAGCACCCGGAACTCATCGACCCGATGAACGACGCCAAGCGCTCGGGCTTCAACCCAATGAGCATCCCGGTTGTCGACAACGGCCTTTCCATCGTGACGGCCGACAATGCCGACGACTTCTACTGGGACAAGTACCTGAAGCGTCGCGGCACCAAGGGCATCGAGGAGTAA
- a CDS encoding sugar ABC transporter ATP-binding protein, with the protein MAEPVLTIHGVTKHFGAVKALTDVDFTLERGEVHALCGENGAGKSTLMNIIAGVLQPTAGEIRVDGQPVRIPSPAAAQALGIGLVHQEIALCPDATVAENMFMAATNRRRSPFMNYRALERDAQAVMNRLAAIDVRRKVADLPISSQQLVEIAKALTLDCRVLILDEPTAALTETEAQQLFSIIRDLKANGISIIYISHRMAEIFSLCDRVTVFRDGRYVCTDRIADVTPDDVVRRMVGREITQLYPEKLRPAEATGETILEVEGIGDGGRFHNVSFSLRKGEILGIGGLIGSGRTEIAEGICGLRPRTAGAVRLHGAVQKIAAYCDAVKAGIVYLSEDRKGSGVFLDMSIAQNIAVLDLKSLTNAAGLLDGRAEAALAEDFARRLAVRMGGIEAPVKSLSGGNQQKVAIAKQLAVKPKVILMDEPTRGIDVGAKTEIHRLLRELARSGIGIVVISSEMPELLGLADRVLVVREGRIAGELGAEEMSEEAVIRLASGLATAQATDNAA; encoded by the coding sequence ATGGCGGAGCCGGTGCTCACCATTCATGGCGTGACCAAGCATTTCGGGGCGGTGAAGGCGTTGACGGATGTCGACTTCACGCTCGAACGCGGCGAGGTCCATGCGCTTTGCGGCGAGAACGGCGCCGGCAAGTCGACGCTGATGAACATCATCGCCGGCGTGCTCCAGCCGACCGCGGGCGAAATCCGCGTCGACGGCCAGCCTGTCCGCATCCCATCCCCGGCCGCCGCGCAGGCGCTCGGCATCGGCCTCGTGCATCAAGAAATCGCCCTGTGCCCGGATGCGACGGTGGCCGAAAACATGTTCATGGCGGCCACCAATCGCCGCCGCTCGCCCTTCATGAATTACCGTGCGCTGGAGCGCGATGCGCAGGCCGTGATGAACCGCCTTGCCGCTATCGATGTGCGCCGCAAGGTCGCGGACCTGCCGATTTCCAGCCAGCAGCTCGTCGAGATCGCCAAGGCGCTGACGCTCGATTGCCGCGTGCTGATCCTCGACGAACCCACCGCCGCGCTCACCGAAACCGAGGCGCAGCAGCTTTTCTCGATCATCCGCGACCTCAAGGCGAACGGCATTTCGATCATCTATATCAGCCACCGCATGGCCGAGATTTTCTCGCTTTGCGACCGCGTGACCGTCTTCCGCGACGGCCGTTATGTCTGCACCGACCGCATTGCGGATGTGACGCCGGATGACGTGGTGCGCCGCATGGTGGGCCGCGAGATCACGCAGCTCTATCCCGAAAAGCTCCGCCCCGCAGAGGCGACGGGCGAAACGATCCTCGAGGTCGAGGGCATCGGGGACGGTGGGCGCTTCCATAATGTCAGCTTCAGCTTACGTAAGGGCGAAATCCTCGGCATCGGCGGCCTGATCGGCTCCGGCCGCACGGAGATCGCGGAAGGCATCTGCGGCCTGCGCCCCCGCACGGCGGGCGCGGTGCGCCTGCATGGCGCGGTGCAGAAGATCGCGGCCTATTGCGATGCGGTGAAGGCCGGCATCGTCTACCTTTCTGAGGACCGCAAGGGTTCCGGCGTCTTCCTCGACATGTCCATCGCGCAGAATATTGCCGTGCTGGACCTGAAGTCGCTGACCAATGCCGCCGGCCTGCTCGACGGCCGCGCCGAGGCGGCGCTTGCCGAGGATTTCGCAAGGCGGCTCGCCGTGCGCATGGGCGGCATCGAAGCGCCTGTCAAATCGCTGTCCGGCGGTAACCAGCAGAAGGTGGCGATAGCCAAGCAGCTTGCCGTCAAGCCTAAGGTCATCCTGATGGACGAGCCGACGCGCGGCATCGATGTCGGCGCCAAGACGGAAATCCACCGCCTGCTGCGCGAGCTTGCCCGTTCGGGCATCGGCATCGTCGTCATCTCCTCGGAAATGCCGGAACTGCTCGGCCTTGCCGACCGCGTTCTGGTCGTACGGGAGGGGCGCATCGCCGGGGAACTCGGCGCTGAAGAAATGTCGGAAGAGGCCGTGATCCGCCTGGCATCGGGACTGGCTACGGCGCAGGCGACAGACAATGCCGCGTGA
- a CDS encoding ABC transporter permease, producing MAIDTMAGAAPRTSSFKRIGTMREAGLIAIILALGLIMSFASPHFLTLGNFRAMLMSFSVEGIVVVGMTILLIVGGIDLAVGSVVCFAMVLSGSLFLAGLDPWTASLIGILASSAIGGIMGFFVTVVGLNHFITSLAAMVIVRGLCLIITKGTPLSLFTLPAGFKAVGQGTFYGVPYVILIFVAVVILFDFLLRRATAFRKVFYTGSNEKAALYSGIKTNQVKFWVTVLCSTLAGVAGVIYMSRFGAATPTFGVGMELNIIAAAVIGGASLNGGSGTILGAILGIALLSLVTSSLILLNVSVYWQDMIKGCILLAAVSIDHFLHKRKAA from the coding sequence ATGGCAATCGACACCATGGCAGGCGCAGCGCCGAGGACATCGTCCTTCAAGCGCATCGGCACGATGCGCGAGGCCGGGCTGATCGCGATCATTCTGGCGCTTGGGCTGATCATGAGCTTCGCCTCGCCACACTTCCTGACGCTCGGCAATTTCCGCGCCATGCTGATGAGCTTCTCGGTGGAAGGCATCGTCGTCGTCGGCATGACGATCCTGCTCATCGTCGGTGGCATCGACCTTGCGGTCGGCTCCGTCGTCTGCTTCGCCATGGTGCTGTCGGGTTCGCTCTTCCTTGCCGGGCTCGATCCCTGGACGGCCTCGCTGATCGGTATCCTCGCCAGCAGCGCCATCGGCGGCATCATGGGCTTCTTCGTGACGGTCGTCGGCCTCAATCACTTCATCACGTCGCTGGCGGCGATGGTGATCGTGCGCGGCCTCTGCCTCATCATCACCAAGGGCACGCCGCTCTCGCTCTTCACGCTGCCAGCCGGTTTCAAGGCGGTAGGGCAGGGCACCTTCTATGGCGTTCCCTATGTCATCCTGATTTTCGTTGCCGTCGTCATCCTGTTCGATTTCCTGCTGCGCCGGGCGACCGCCTTCCGCAAGGTCTTCTATACCGGCAGCAACGAGAAGGCCGCGCTCTATTCCGGCATCAAGACCAATCAGGTGAAGTTCTGGGTGACGGTTCTGTGCTCGACGCTCGCCGGTGTCGCAGGCGTCATCTACATGTCCCGCTTCGGCGCGGCGACGCCCACCTTCGGCGTCGGCATGGAGCTGAACATCATCGCCGCCGCGGTCATCGGCGGGGCCTCGCTCAACGGCGGCTCGGGCACCATCCTTGGGGCCATCCTCGGTATCGCCCTGCTCTCGCTCGTCACCTCGTCGCTGATCCTGCTTAACGTCTCTGTCTATTGGCAGGACATGATCAAGGGTTGCATTCTGCTTGCCGCCGTCTCCATCGATCATTTCCTGCACAAGCGGAAGGCTGCCTGA
- a CDS encoding sugar-binding transcriptional regulator: protein MPIAKLKPAPREEIVIARQMHQALVLHFLEGLTQAQIADQLGLSHATVNRLIKRGRQLGLVEIKIKSPVEPLVDMEERLLALGGIGRAVVVPTVSDNPQTALLAVGEAAARLLLEEIADGDTICITGGKGVGAVVAGLQASRRFDVEVIPATGCVQGKHYTDVNHVSTLMAERLGGRSYQIHAPLFADDAAQRAMLMNMRSVAEVFQRAREAKVAVVGIGSILSADSTYYDLHPSSSTDRSAIEHSGASAELLAHLLDGEGQVCDYSLNRALVSLTLQEFASIPTKIGVASGLNKAGSILSVLRGGHLDTLVTDEATGARILDLASEEGLSA from the coding sequence ATGCCGATTGCCAAACTGAAGCCCGCCCCGCGCGAAGAGATCGTCATTGCCCGCCAGATGCATCAGGCGCTCGTCCTGCACTTCCTGGAAGGGCTGACGCAGGCGCAGATCGCCGACCAGCTCGGCCTCTCGCACGCCACCGTCAACCGCCTCATCAAGCGCGGCCGCCAGCTCGGCCTCGTCGAGATCAAGATCAAGTCGCCGGTCGAGCCGCTGGTGGACATGGAAGAGCGGCTTCTGGCGCTCGGCGGCATCGGCCGCGCCGTCGTGGTGCCGACCGTCTCGGACAATCCGCAGACCGCGCTTCTCGCAGTGGGGGAGGCGGCCGCGCGGCTGTTGCTCGAGGAGATCGCCGATGGCGACACGATCTGCATTACCGGCGGCAAGGGTGTCGGGGCGGTCGTCGCCGGTCTTCAGGCGTCGCGCCGCTTCGATGTGGAAGTCATTCCCGCGACGGGCTGCGTGCAGGGCAAGCACTATACGGACGTCAATCACGTCTCGACGCTGATGGCCGAGCGGCTGGGCGGGCGTTCCTACCAGATTCACGCGCCGCTCTTTGCCGACGACGCCGCCCAGCGGGCGATGCTGATGAACATGCGTTCCGTCGCGGAGGTCTTCCAGCGGGCGCGGGAGGCCAAGGTGGCCGTGGTCGGCATCGGCTCGATCCTCAGCGCGGATTCCACCTATTACGACCTGCACCCGTCCTCCAGCACGGACCGCTCCGCCATCGAGCATTCCGGCGCGAGCGCGGAACTCTTGGCCCATCTGCTGGATGGCGAGGGTCAGGTCTGCGACTACAGCCTGAACCGCGCGCTGGTCTCCCTGACGCTTCAGGAATTCGCCTCGATCCCGACGAAGATCGGCGTGGCGAGCGGCCTCAACAAGGCCGGCTCCATCCTCTCCGTCCTGCGCGGCGGCCATCTCGATACGCTCGTGACGGACGAGGCGACCGGCGCGCGCATTCTCGACCTTGCATCCGAAGAAGGACTTTCCGCATGA
- a CDS encoding aldo/keto reductase yields MSGEQLTREIGRSGVSASAVGLGTWAIGGWMWGGTDETQSIAAIQASLDAGVTLIDTAPAYGLGRSEEIVGKAIAGRRDKAVIATKCGLVWHTQKGNHFFDQDGKPVHRYLGRDSIIHEVEQSLRRLGTDYIDLYITHWQDPTTPIEETVAALEALKQAGKIRAIGASNVNRTELETYIQTGSLDAIQERFSMIDREIEADLLPLTVQGGVSTLSYSSLALGLLSGAIGPERVFAGDDQRKDNPRFSVSNRQKATEFAEAIRSVAERHGASIAQVVIAWTLAQPGVTFALCGARSPAQALDNARAGTLRLGADDLAAIDAAIAAKLADMDG; encoded by the coding sequence ATGAGCGGCGAACAGTTGACCCGTGAAATCGGACGCTCCGGCGTCAGCGCCTCGGCCGTCGGCCTCGGCACCTGGGCCATCGGCGGCTGGATGTGGGGCGGCACGGACGAGACGCAATCCATCGCCGCCATCCAGGCCTCGCTCGATGCCGGCGTGACGCTGATCGACACCGCGCCGGCCTATGGCCTCGGGCGGTCGGAGGAGATCGTCGGCAAGGCCATCGCCGGCCGCCGCGACAAGGCCGTCATCGCCACGAAATGCGGCCTCGTCTGGCACACGCAGAAGGGCAACCACTTCTTCGATCAGGACGGCAAGCCGGTTCACCGTTATCTCGGCCGAGATTCGATTATCCATGAGGTCGAGCAGAGCCTGCGCCGGCTCGGCACGGACTATATCGACCTCTACATCACCCACTGGCAGGACCCGACGACGCCCATCGAGGAAACCGTCGCGGCGCTGGAGGCGTTGAAACAGGCCGGCAAGATCCGCGCCATCGGCGCGAGCAACGTCAACCGGACGGAACTCGAAACCTATATCCAGACCGGATCGCTCGACGCGATCCAGGAGCGGTTCAGCATGATCGATCGCGAGATCGAGGCGGACCTGCTGCCGCTCACTGTTCAAGGCGGCGTGTCGACGCTCAGCTATTCCTCGCTGGCGCTTGGCCTGCTGTCCGGCGCGATAGGCCCGGAACGCGTTTTCGCCGGCGACGACCAGCGCAAGGACAATCCGCGCTTCTCGGTTTCCAACCGGCAGAAGGCGACGGAGTTTGCCGAGGCGATCCGGTCGGTCGCCGAGCGGCACGGCGCGAGTATCGCGCAGGTCGTCATTGCCTGGACGCTGGCGCAGCCGGGCGTGACTTTCGCCCTCTGCGGCGCGCGCAGCCCGGCGCAGGCGCTCGACAACGCGCGGGCCGGCACCTTGCGGCTCGGGGCCGATGACCTTGCGGCCATCGATGCCGCGATCGCCGCGAAGCTGGCCGACATGGACGGATAA